A window from Candidatus Rokuibacteriota bacterium encodes these proteins:
- a CDS encoding MFS transporter produces MRPAPFYGWVVVGAAFSVFFMAYGAQFSFGVFFSALLEEFGWSRGALSGAFALYAFGYSGLAAVSGRLTDRWGPHAVIATGGVFLGAGWIAMSATSAIWHPYVFYGVVAAVGMSTANVPCTATVARWFARRRGLATGLASAGGSFGAFCLPPIAQLLVSSVGWRRAYVIFGAAILVTLNLLAPFMKRDPEGLGFTPDGDPPAEANVVRPERGRDYTMRQAMRTRAFWVLFALFAATWIPVFAPLVHLVPLARGLGVDPLVAATLVSALGLAGILGRLILGGVSDRIGRRSAIGIGLLLQIAAFLGFAVAGALPGLYAASIAFGFSYGAVGSLFPAIVADFFGRRQAGSLVGLLFAMSGSMAALGPLGAGFIYDRTGSYGPAWVGSAALNVVALGLLAWARPPRRLELSLKEA; encoded by the coding sequence GTGAGGCCCGCGCCGTTCTACGGCTGGGTGGTCGTGGGGGCGGCCTTCTCCGTCTTCTTCATGGCCTACGGCGCACAATTCTCCTTCGGGGTCTTCTTCTCCGCGCTGCTCGAGGAATTCGGCTGGAGTCGCGGCGCGCTCTCCGGCGCCTTCGCGCTCTACGCCTTCGGCTACAGCGGCCTGGCCGCCGTCTCGGGCCGGCTGACGGACCGCTGGGGGCCTCACGCCGTCATCGCCACGGGCGGCGTGTTCCTCGGCGCGGGCTGGATCGCCATGAGCGCGACCAGCGCAATCTGGCACCCGTACGTCTTCTACGGCGTCGTGGCCGCCGTCGGCATGTCCACGGCGAACGTCCCCTGCACTGCCACGGTGGCTCGCTGGTTCGCCAGACGGCGGGGGCTCGCGACGGGCCTGGCCTCGGCGGGCGGCAGCTTCGGCGCCTTCTGCCTGCCGCCGATCGCCCAGCTGCTCGTGTCGAGCGTGGGTTGGCGCCGGGCCTACGTCATCTTCGGCGCGGCCATCCTCGTGACGCTCAACCTCCTGGCCCCCTTCATGAAGCGCGATCCCGAGGGACTCGGCTTCACGCCCGATGGCGACCCCCCCGCCGAGGCCAACGTCGTCCGGCCCGAGCGCGGCCGCGACTACACGATGCGCCAGGCGATGCGGACGCGGGCCTTCTGGGTGCTCTTCGCCCTCTTCGCGGCCACGTGGATTCCAGTCTTCGCGCCCTTGGTCCACCTGGTGCCCCTGGCCCGCGGGCTGGGTGTCGACCCGCTCGTGGCCGCGACGCTCGTGAGCGCGCTCGGTCTGGCGGGCATCCTCGGCCGCCTCATCCTGGGCGGCGTCTCCGACCGCATCGGCCGCCGGTCGGCGATCGGCATCGGGCTCCTGCTCCAGATCGCGGCCTTTCTCGGGTTCGCGGTGGCCGGCGCCCTCCCCGGCCTCTACGCCGCGTCGATCGCGTTCGGGTTCTCGTACGGCGCCGTCGGGTCGCTCTTCCCCGCGATCGTGGCGGATTTCTTCGGGCGCCGGCAGGCCGGCAGCCTGGTCGGCCTGCTCTTTGCGATGTCGGGCTCCATGGCGGCCTTGGGCCCGCTGGGCGCCGGCTTCATTTATGATCGCACCGGCAGCTACGGCCCGGCCTGGGTCGGCAGCGCGGCGCTCAACGTGGTGGCGCTGGGGCTCCTCGCCTGGGCCCGGCCGCCGCGTCGGCTCGAACTCTCTCTCAAGGAGGCGTGA
- a CDS encoding OB-fold domain-containing protein — protein sequence MANVEYRGMNLVIPENDSEWREHFKLARGHKLMLRGCKACGLMRYPPSHACPWCAALEWEWKEVSGKGHIYSYEVVHHAIQPGFKEWTPYAVVLVELDEQRGKPTADEALRIIANLVTPDGKPEAEAKVAIGKRVRVVFQDLAADFALPQFTLTDEPSVGRVWSLPGV from the coding sequence ATGGCCAACGTCGAATACCGCGGCATGAACCTGGTGATTCCGGAGAACGACTCGGAGTGGCGCGAGCACTTCAAGCTGGCTCGCGGCCACAAGCTGATGCTGCGCGGCTGCAAGGCCTGCGGACTCATGCGCTACCCGCCGAGCCACGCCTGCCCCTGGTGCGCCGCCCTCGAGTGGGAGTGGAAGGAGGTCAGCGGCAAGGGCCACATCTACTCCTACGAGGTGGTGCATCACGCCATCCAGCCGGGCTTCAAGGAGTGGACGCCCTACGCGGTGGTGCTGGTGGAGCTCGACGAGCAGCGCGGCAAGCCCACGGCGGACGAGGCGCTCAGGATCATCGCCAACCTCGTGACACCGGACGGGAAGCCCGAGGCCGAGGCCAAGGTCGCCATCGGCAAGCGCGTGCGCGTGGTCTTCCAGGACCTCGCGGCCGACTTCGCCCTGCCCCAGTTCACCCTGACCGACGAGCCCTCCGTCGGCCGCGTCTGGAGCCTGCCAGGCGTCTGA
- a CDS encoding UGSC family (seleno)protein has product MTTEEFLDPTDSVAVPRKTAARLATLDGKVITLLDISKAKGDHLLDRVEELLRERAKPKAILRKKKPTFARPAPEDLRAEILKTSDAVIEALADUGSCTTCSVHDGVWFEDQGLPAATVISTEFAKAARAQASALGADAYKTIMVPHPIQTLTRDEVRVLADKVFDEIVARLTTS; this is encoded by the coding sequence ATGACGACCGAAGAGTTCCTGGATCCGACCGACTCCGTCGCGGTGCCGCGCAAGACGGCCGCGCGCCTGGCCACGCTCGACGGCAAGGTGATCACGCTCCTCGACATTTCCAAGGCCAAGGGCGACCACCTGCTCGACCGCGTGGAAGAGCTGCTCCGCGAGCGCGCCAAGCCGAAGGCCATCCTGAGGAAGAAGAAGCCGACCTTCGCGCGGCCCGCGCCGGAAGACCTGCGGGCGGAGATCCTGAAGACGAGCGACGCCGTCATCGAGGCCCTCGCCGACTGAGGGTCCTGCACAACGTGCAGTGTGCACGACGGCGTGTGGTTCGAAGATCAGGGATTGCCGGCGGCGACGGTGATCTCGACCGAGTTCGCCAAGGCCGCGCGCGCCCAGGCATCCGCCTTGGGCGCCGACGCCTACAAGACGATCATGGTGCCGCACCCGATCCAGACGCTCACCCGCGACGAGGTCAGGGTGCTGGCCGACAAGGTGTTTGACGAGATCGTCGCCCGCCTCACTACGAGCTAA